A region of the Arthrobacter sp. FW306-07-I genome:
GCGGTCCTCCGGGTCCGCCAGCGCGGCAGACACGGCTGACGCCAGCGTGCCCAGCAGGGCCAGACCCGCCACGGCTTCGAGCATTCCCGCCGGCGCCTGGTTCACCACGGAGACCAGGGCGGTGGAGAAGGCGGCCAGCACCAGGTAGGTCAGTCCGGACGTGAAGCCGGCCACCCATCGCCTGCTGCGGTCGGCGCCGGCCTCATCGCCGGCGGCCAGCGCCGCGCTCAGCGCCGCTAGATTGATGGCGTGGCCGCCAAATGGCGCCGCCGCAACAGTTCCCGCTCCCGTGACCAGCATGGCCGGCCGCCAGGGTGTTTCATACCCGAAGGAACGAAGCACCGCTACGCCGGGCACGTTCTGCGAGGCCATGGTCACCACGAACAACGGGAGGGCGATCCCTGCCATGGCCTGAAGGCTGAATGCGGGCGTGGTCCACGTTAGTGCAGGCATCAGGGCACCCGAATCCACGGACGTGCCGGCAGAGGCCGACGTAACACCGATCACGGCCAGGGCCACAAGCAAGGCAGCGGGCACGGCCCACCGCGGAGCGAACTTCATCATCACCAGCCAGCAGAGAATTACCGGCGCCACAAACACGGGCACCGTGCCCAGCGCCTTGAAGGGGGCCAGGCAGAGTTGCAGCAGGACCCCGGCCAGCATCGCCTGGGCCAGGGAGGAGGGGATCTTCGCCATCACCCTGCCGAGCGCCGGCACAAGGCCGGTCAGGGCCAGCAACACCCCGGCGGCAATGAAGCCCCCGACGGCAGCCGGCCACCCGCCGTCGGGCATCCCTGACGCCGCAAGCAGCGCCGCGCCCGGCGTGGACCAGGCCAGCGTTACCGGAACCTTGGAGCGCCAGGCGAGGACAAGGACGCCAAGGCCGACGGCGAGCGTCAGCGCCAGCAGGCCGGACGCTGCCTGCGCGGGATCGGCGCCCACTGCCCTGAGCCCGGCCAGGACGACGGCAAACGACGAGGTGAAGCCCACCAGCGCGGTGACGATTCCGGCCACCACCGGACGGGACTCGATCCGGGTCCGGCCGGCAGGTGGAGTGGTGGAAGGTGCGGGGGGCTTGGGCATATCCGCAGGTTACCGGTGGGGCTTGGGGAAGCGGGAATTGCAACGGCATCGCGGTCAACCGGCCTCAACTGTGCCGCGTATAGACAGTCCTTAAACGCCAAAGGCGCGGGCGCCGCCTCGCGGCGGGACCCGCGCCCCGTTGACGTGCTAGGGCAAGGCCCTGGCCAAATCCTTTACGGAGCCCTGTCAACCGGCGGAACCGGATTTCCAGGAGCAGCCGGGGGAACCTGCCCGGTGGCAGGTGCCTGGCCCGGGGTTCCGTTCTTGTCCACGAGCTTGGAAGCGCCATCCTGGATCTTGTCGACGTGGCCTGCGTACTTGCCGCCGGTCTTGGTGTCGACGAAATCGCCGGCCTTGCTGATGCCGTTCTTGA
Encoded here:
- a CDS encoding benzoate/H(+) symporter BenE family transporter: MPKPPAPSTTPPAGRTRIESRPVVAGIVTALVGFTSSFAVVLAGLRAVGADPAQAASGLLALTLAVGLGVLVLAWRSKVPVTLAWSTPGAALLAASGMPDGGWPAAVGGFIAAGVLLALTGLVPALGRVMAKIPSSLAQAMLAGVLLQLCLAPFKALGTVPVFVAPVILCWLVMMKFAPRWAVPAALLVALAVIGVTSASAGTSVDSGALMPALTWTTPAFSLQAMAGIALPLFVVTMASQNVPGVAVLRSFGYETPWRPAMLVTGAGTVAAAPFGGHAINLAALSAALAAGDEAGADRSRRWVAGFTSGLTYLVLAAFSTALVSVVNQAPAGMLEAVAGLALLGTLASAVSAALADPEDRIAPAVTFLMAASGLAFAGIGSAFWALLAGLVVRATLVSRQKPERSGGEPGTR
- a CDS encoding antitoxin codes for the protein MLVGLIDDLKGKAQGLIRGNEQAIKNGISKAGDFVDTKTGGKYAGHVDKIQDGASKLVDKNGTPGQAPATGQVPPAAPGNPVPPVDRAP